The nucleotide sequence CGAAATGCCGTGATTTCTCACTTCGCCGATTGAGCCCCAATCGCTGACAACAAAGCCTTTATACCCCCATTTTTCGCGAAGAATTTCCGTCATCAACTTGCGATTAACGCTTGAAGGCATTCCTGCAATTTCATTAAAGCTGGCCATAAAGCTCAAAACACCGGCATCAATTGCCGCTTTGAACGGTGGCAAATATGTTTCGTGAAGAGTTCGTTCAGAAATATCGACGGTGTTATAATCTCGTCCTCCTTCTGCACCGCCGTATGCCGCGAAGTGCTTCGCGCAAGCCAAGATGGTGTTGTTCAAACTGAGATCTTCTCCTTGAAAGCCTTTTACACGTGCGGCGGCAGCAAGCGTTCCGAAGTAAGTATCTTCTCCTGCACCTTCAATGATTCTGCCCCAGCGTGGGTCACGGGCAACATCGACCATAGGCGCAAAGGTCCAGTGAACACCCGCGGCAGAAGCTTCAATCGCTGCAATTCGGGCTGATTCCTCCAAGAGTGCCATATCCCACGAAGAGCTTTCGGCGAGTGGTGTTGGAAAAGTTGTTCGATAACCGTGAATCACATCAAGTCCAAAAAGAATGGGGATTTTAAGGCGAGACTGCATCGCATATTCCTGTGCTTTGCGAGTGACATCAACGCCATAGATATTTAAGATCGAACCGACTTTTCCTTCACGAATCATCGGCTCAAGGTCGGGACTTAAGTAGGCACCTTTTTTGTGATCGCTAATCCCGCTATTGACTTGATTTAACTGCCCAAGCTTTTCTTCAATGGTCATGATTCGAAGAAGGGAATCAATCTTTTGATAAATAACTTTATCATTTGCAATCTGCTCTGCCGGCGTTTTGGCATTTTGAGCGAAGCCCACCGAAAAGAGAAGGGCTGACATGAGAAATAGTACGAGTGTTTTTTTCATATTGATTCCTGTGTTTAATGAATAGGATTCGGTGGCAATTCACTGTTGCCAAAATCTGTTGGAATAGAACTCAAGGTAAATTCAAGCGTTGCGCCGTTCTTTATTTCATCATGCATGAGCCAAGCACGGTTAATGGATTTCCCATTAAGCTTAAGGCTTTTGATATAAATATTTTCCTTTGTTTTGTTTGTGCAACGAATCGTTAATTTTTTTCCATTCTCAAGTGTAAGAGAGGCATTTTGAAATTGAGGTGAAGTAAGCAAGTAAATCGGCTGACCTGCGACTGGGAAAAGCCCCAACGAAGAAAATAGAAACCAAGCAGAAGTTGTGCCGCTATCATCATTGCCGGGAAGTCCGGCTGCTGTGGTATCGAAGTTTTCTTGTAAGATGAGATTCGTCCAAAATTGTGTTCGATCTGCTCGCTTGGCGTAGATATAAAGAAAAGGTGCAAGCATATCGGGCTCGTTAGAGACTGAAAAGTAGCCTTTGGTATAATCGCGGTTGCTGCGATGATTAAAAAAGAAATCCCACTTTTCAACAAAGGCACGATCACCACCAAGCCTCGAAATAAGCCCATACGGATCGTGAGGAACATATCCTAAATACTGCCACGCAGAGCCTTCATAATAGTGAACTTCAGCACTCCAAAATAATCCTTCAGGAAAAACAAACTCTGGCTTAAAATTTTCAACCCATTCTCCGTTTCGATTTTTTGGACGGAAAAATCCTGTTGTTGAATCAAAAAGCGCGAATATTTTTTGGCTTCTTTCAAAAGCAAATGCCACTTCACTTTCCTTTTTAATTTTTTTTCCAAATGACCAAAGTGCGAAGTCGTTATAAGCAAACTCGAGCGACTTACTAACCGATTGCCACATTTCATCTGCGCCGAGCCAACCTGATTCTAAATACTGACGAGGCTTGCCACGAAAGGCTCTTGTTGATTTCAGGTTCGGTTCATCTCCCGGAATAAACCCGTTTTTCAAAACCAATTGAAACGCTTCTTCATACCGAACCCCGGGCAAATCTTTCACAGCGGCGTCCGCAAATAGCACATCTGCATTGGTTCCCCCTTGCATTGGCGTGAATGCATTTCCGGTAAAGCCGTCTGGAAGCCACCCATATTGATTTCCAATATCAATTAATGCATTCAACATATCTCGTTGAATACTTGGTAAAATGAGACTAAGAAACGGAGAGAGGGTTCGATAAATATCCCATATTGCAAAGTAATTTGTATAGGCGTGTGTTTTTTTGAAGGTACCGGCTTTATCCTTTTCCCATTCATTGAGCCGCGTTGGCATCAAGAGTGAATGATAAAGCGCGGTGTAGAAAATTGTTTCTGTTTCTTTTGTTGCCCCTTCAATCGAAATTCTATTTAAGTAACTTTCCCAAGTCAATTCGGCTGATTTTCTTGTTTGATCAAAAGACTGTTTTTTTCGCTTTGTGTCATCAATTTTTTTCTTAGCGCTTTCGAAATTGAGATAGGAAACAGAAGCAATCACCTCAATTGATTTCCGATTCTTTTTTGGCAGAAATGACACCACAATGCCCGATTCTTCATTGCTTTCACTCCGATTTGGTTCATTGTTGGATGTGATTATGCCGCCATTTTTCCAATAATGAACTGCTACAGGTTTTTCAGAAAAGGATGCAACAAAGTATGCGCGGAAATCGGACGGGAGTTCCCCGAATCCACCTGTATAGACGGCCGTACATCTCAGTTCATTTCGTTTTGGGTCATATTCACTTTCTGCGCTTGAAACCGTTTGTGGATGAGAGGCCTCCGAAGCATTGAAAATGATTTTCAGTGTATCACTTGATGAATCGTCAAAGGTATATCGATGATACCCAATTGATTCATTTGCTGTAAGTTCTACCGTAACCTTTGGTTTCGTCAGAAACACCTTGTAATATCCGGGGCTTGCCACCTCGCTTTCACGCGATGAATATTCTTTGTCTCGCACGAGTTCAGTTGCGCCTCGAGCCGGCATCAAAAGAAAATTTCCATATTCTCCCGAACCCACACCACTCACTTGATTGTGGACAAAACCGAGTATGAATTTATTCTCTTTCCTGTAACCCATATTTCCCCAACCTCGCTCTTCGGTTCTTGGAGTTAGCGCGATCATTCCCCAAGGGACCGTTGCCCCCGGATGAACATTGCCGCCTCCATCTGTTCCAATAAATGGATTCACCTTGGAAATTTTCGATTGAGCGAAAAGGAAATTAAACCCTGCTTTTAGCAGTAGGCTAACAGTAAGGAGAAGTGCGAATAGGCAAACTCCTTGAATCTTCTGCCTCATTCTTTCTCGTTTCATTTCAGCGGTCGAAAACTCATTGAAGGAGGAGCAGATTCTTTTGCTCTACCCCAAGTGGGATGGGGTTTTTCGCCCATCGTAATCGTAAGTGTAGATGTCGCTATCAACTCTTGATGAGAAATCCATACACGGTTAAGCGGTTTTCCATCGCGGGTGATGCTCTGGATGAACCGATTTTCCGACGAATTATTTTTGACATCAATCAAGAGTTTTTTTCCGTTTTGAAGAGAAATGGTGGCTCTTTTAATCACCGGGGAGCCAAAGACATAGTGCCCTGAAGCGGGATTGACGGGATAAAGACCTAAGGCACTCCAAATGTACCACGCTGAAAGTTGGCCGACGTCATCATTTCCACAAAGCCCATCGACCCCATCATGATAAAGCTCTTGCATAATTTGCCTGACTCTTTCGGCTGTTTTTTCGGGTGCGCCTGCATAAGAATACAAATAGGCAACATGATGGCTTGGCTCATTACCGTGTGCATATTGGCCGATTAGACCTGAGACATCAGGCGGGGCTTCGCTTCCCATTTTCCGCTCAAGCGTAAAAAGTGAATCCAGCTTAGCAATAAACTTTTCATTCCCACCCATTAATCGAATAAGTCCTGCCGGATCGTGTTGAACCGACCAGCTATACTGCCACGCATTTCCTTCGGTGAAATCGCCGGCGCGGTGATCGGCATTAAACGGGTCAAAAGGTGTGCGCCAATTTCCGAGCGAATCTTTGGCTCGCATAAAACCTGTCGCGGGGTCGAAGAGGCGCGTATAACTTAGCGCGCGATTTCGGAATTCCGTGATATCATCCTTAATTCCGAGTGATTGCGCCATATCATAAATGCACCAATCGTCGTAAGCATATTCCAATGTTTTGGAAACCGTTTCATTTTGAACGCCAATCGGCATAAACCCCCATTTGCGATAGGCATTGATGCCCGATTCATCGCGTGTGGCGCTATGACGCATCGCCTTGTAAAATCGAAGTGCATCCTTTTTTTGGATAAATCCCTTTTTATAAGCTTCTGCAACGACCGGAATTGCATGATAGCCAATCATCACATAGGATTCGTTTGACATCAAAGACCATACCGGAAGTTCGCCGTATTCTTGATACTGAGCATAAAAGGATTCGAGATAATCGTTGACTTTTTGAGGGAAAAGCAGGGTAGCAAGCGGATGCCACGCTCGGTAGGTATCCCATAATGAAAAGACGGTGTAATTCGTAAACCCTTTAGCAAGATGAATTTTCTTTTCATTTCTTTCGGAGCCGCGATACCTGCCATCAGTATCTTGATAGAGCGACGGCGCAATCATTGCATGATAAAGCGCGGTATAAAAAACATTCTTGGTTTGATCATTCGCTTCGATAGTAATATTACTCAGCGCGTTTCGCCAAAGCGACACAGCTTCTTCTTTGGTTTTATCGAATTTCCAATGTGGAATTTCTTCTTTTAAGTTCTGTAAAGCCCCTTCTTCGCTTACAGCAGAAATTCCAACTTTGACCAATATTTCGCCCGTTCCCTCAGGATAGCTCAGAATCGCTCGTGCTTTTGGATTTTCATATTGCGTAAGGTTTGGTGAAATGAGTGAATCGGTGGTAAAAACTATTGTTATCGGTTTCTTAGAAAATGTTGCAGCAAAAAATACGCGTTGGTCTTTTGCCCATCCTGACGAATATCGAAAGCCAATCAGTGTACTGTCATTAATTTTTTTTATAGAGGCGTTTGTTGCAAAATCCCATCCGATACCGTGTAGGAGATTCAATGCGATAAACGGCTTTTTATTTTTTGGGAATGTGTATCGATGAAACCCGCTGCGCGGTGACGCGGTCAGTTCAACTTGAACTTGGTGATCTTTTAGAAAAACTTTGTAGTAGCCGGCTTCAACAATTTCGTCTTCATGAGTAAACCTTGAACCATAGCCATCATGCCAATTGGCGCGTTTAGCATAGGATAATTTGAGGGAATCTGTAAACGGCATTAAGGAAATATCGCCCATTTCACCGATGCCGGTGCCGGAGAAATGTGTGTGGCTAAATCCAATGATGATTGAATCTGAGTAATGATAGCCGGAACACCAATCCCATCCTTCGATAAATTGATCAGGGCTAAGTTGAACCATTCCAAAAGGGGTTGTAGCACCCGGAAAGGTATGTCCGTGACCGCTGTTCCCAACTCGTGGATTTACAAATTCAGCATTCCCTTTGTCTTGAGCCCTAAGGTGAAATTGAAAAACAAAACAAAGAATTAAGAAGGACGCAAATGAAAGGAATCTTCTCATCATCTTAAATGTTTCAGGCCTTTTGGTAAAAAAAAATCCGTCCGGCAAGTAACCGCCGGACGGATTTCATCATCGGAGTCAAAAAATACTTATTTGATAAGCATCATTTTGCGGGTCGTAGAGAACGAACCGGTTTGTAAGCGATAGAAGTAAACACCACTTGAAAGATTTGCTGCATTAAATGTAACCGAATAGTTACCAGCAGTTTGCCGTGTATTTACAAGTGTTGCGACTTCGCGACCCAGAACATCATAAATCTTTAGGCTGACATTCTCAACACTCGGAACAGAGTAACGAATGGTTGTTGCCGGATTGAATGGATTCGGATAGTTTTGAGCGAGTTCATAACCGGTTGGACGACCAGCTTCTTTTCTTGGCGTATTCAAGAGCGCAGCGGTCGGGTTGCGATTGGTTTTAGTTGCAATACCAAACTGTCCTAACTCAGCTGCAGACAAGTTGAATGCTTTCAAGAAATTCCCTGAACGATAAGTGCTAACTGGAGTCCATCGCGAAACGGAGCTATTGGCTCTTCTTGCGATATAAAGATTTTGCGGACGCGGAATGTTTGTTAATCCAGAAACATCGAGTGAAATATCGAAGCGTGTTTCTGCACCTAAACCGGTTTGATTGATTGTCCAAATTCTTCCCGGAATTACGATATGCGGAGCTGCATCGCCGTCATTGATACGGTACACATTTCCGAAACCAACAGTATCGATTACATCCACAGTGTCAACCGTTGCATTGACGCCACGTGTCGTTGTAATGGTTCCGCTTGATGTTCCATTTCTTTGGATTTCGATAAAAGCGCCGGTATTACCTAATACATAGGCACCTTCACCGGCTTCACCAGCAGCGACGGTCGGACTGGTTGCGGTTGATTTAGGTGAAGTTGGCAACGGACTATCGTTGGCTTCAATCTTTCGAATAAAGATATCCCCTCGGAATCTTGGAGCGCTTGTGGTATAGACCGGTACATAATCACCACCAACATTATCAGGGCCACGGTTTCCAACAACACGTGCTTCTCTATCGGTATCGTCAAAATTATGACGGAAAGTCATTCCATAAATGAGTCCGGGGTTCACGGTCATAATGACTTGGTCGATTTGAGTGCTATCAACCGAATAAACTGCTGTGGCCCCAAACCCGAAGACATCATCATAATTCAGACCAACAAAATTGTTGTTAAAATCAAAGATGTACTCGCGGTATTTGCCATCGGCAATCAAAGTTGCTTCGCGTGCAATTTCATTGCTAAAACGGCGGCCACCATTTGTAGCGCGTAAAGATGTATCGCGCAAAACAACCCGAAGTGTCGGAGCGATATCGCGTCCAAACGCATTCAAGTTTTCAGTTTCAGTTCTCGCCCAAACGTGAATTACTTTTGCTCGGCTTAAATTGACCGAGGTGGTATCATTTGCATTGGCTTTAATCGTTTTCCAGAAAGAATCTCCACCACCACCAAGAGTATCTGCTAAATCACCGGGTAAGCGACGGCGACCTTGCGGAAGTCCATTGACACCGATGCTTCCTGAAACACCCACTTTAAGGGCGGGTTGGCCTAAGTCTGTTTGCCACGCAAGGGTATAACGATCACGGAAAGGTTGATCACCTGCAGGAATACCAACCGTCCATCCGTTGAGCGTTGTATCAGATACGCTGAAGTCATCGAGAACCAATGCTGTTTGCGCCACATTAGCTGGAACACCGATGTTAAATTTTAAGCTTAAGTATCTTTCGACGGTTTCGATTTCTTGCTGTGTTAAAATTCTATTGTAAACTAGCACCTCAGCAATTTCTACCTCACCCGCTCCAGTACCATTTAGAGCCGAAGCAAGACGAGTTCTTACACCGCTTCCTGCAGAATTTGTAACCGTTCCTGTATAGGTTGCAATTGCAAACTCATTTTGATTTAAGGATAATGTTCCTGTACCATTCTTTCGAAGTGTTGCAGCTGTACCGCCTGTTCCGGCAGCAAGTAACTGTCGATTTCCGCCGCCTGAAAGCCACATTCCAAACCCGTTGGTTGTTCCTTGGACATCAGCCGTTGAAGCCATCAAAACATTAGGATTAGCAAGGTTTGCCGCCCGACTTGCCGCTACGGCAAATGCAGTAATGGCACCGGAGGTTGGCAAAGCAAAACCCATCGTATCATTCACACCGTCAAAGCGAACTGAAGGATAACCATTCACTGCACCGTTGAAAAGTGTTGGGCTCGCAGAACCTGTTGATTTTGCTGTTCGACCTTTTCCTGATACATCGATCCAAGTGGTGACTGCATCACCACGATTGAATCCACTGTTACCCAATTCTTCCGGTCTTAGCCAAACTTGCAAGCCTGTTGTTGGAATTTGATTTGTAGCAACGGCAGGAAGAGAAATCGGGATATCGTATCTACCGCTGAGGTAATTTTCAACTTGCTCGCGTTCTTCGGTTGTAAGAGAGCGGTTATAAACGATCACTTCCGCAATGTCGTTTTTACCTGCTCTCAAAGAATCTCTAAGAGCTCCGAGTACAAACGGGAAACCGCTTCCACCAGTATTGCTAAAGCCATTTGCATCGTATTGAATAATTGCATATTCGCCAAGATTTAGGGTAGCTGATATAGCAAAGCCGTTTTTACGAATGGTGACATTTCCATCTGTTCCTTCATTGATTCCACCTTCACGACGAATTTCACGGTTCCCTCGGTTCGCAAAAGTATTATAAGTTGAAAACCCAAAGCCGCGTGATGGGAAGTCGGTTTTGCCCGCCATTACAACATCAACTGCTTGACCCGGGTCGGCTACTAAAGGATCTCGTTGGTGGGCTAAAACAATAAAAACATTCACTGTTCCAACGGTTGAATCTTGCACAACCATTAACGGTTGATTTTTTGTCGTACCGCCGTCGCCATTAAAGCGAACGGTTGGCAGTCCATTGATGGCATTGGTTACAAGGGTAGGTCTAAAGCTACCGGTAGAAGAGGCTGCGCGCCCGTTCCCGGAGTTGTCGGGCCAAGTGCCGATAGAATCGCCATTGGCACCGGTAATGTCACTTGCCCGAAGCCAGAATCTCAATCCTCCGGTGGGGATTTGAGCATAGGCTGAACCTGAGGCAATAAAAACCAGCATAAGAAGCAGTAACGCTCTTTTACTCATTGTCGTATATGTTTGAGTTATTGGATACTTTCCTTTAGGCAAAATGATTATCCCAAAGGTTTTTAATGGTCTTGTTGCAAACGACTGAACTGACTTATGAATTCAATTGTGAAGTCATTTAATCAGTTAATTTAATCGTTTCAATTATTGCGTTCAAGTTTAAGTTTTTACCTTCAATTTTCAAAATGATATTTTTTATGATAGAAACGCTGCCCCGAAAACCCCTGCACTATCGCCCAGTTCAGGCTTCTTGATGACCGTATCAAACCGGTGATTGAAGACATATTTTTTCACTTCTTCAATTCCTTCGATATAAAGCGAATCGATATTGCCAACGCCACCGCCGAGCACAATCACATTGGGGTCGAGCAGATTGATGATGCTTGCAAGGGCTCGGCCAAAATAATGATGAAGCCTTTGAAGCGTTTCTTCGGCAAGTGGGTTGTGCTTACGAGAATCAACAATCTCTTTTAGGCTGCGCCTTTCACCACTTTGTGTGAAAAAATATTTTTCAAGCGCAGGGCCAGAAATAAAACTTTCCACACAACCTTTGATTCCGCTGTAACACATTTCGCCATTTGCATCAAGCACATTATGGCCCCATTCTCCGGCAATGCCTTGCGCTCCGTTCAAAACTTTTCCGTTCACCACAATTCCACCGCCAACTCCCGTACCCATTATGACACCGAATACCACCTCCGCTCCGCGCCCTGCGCCATAGAGTGCCTCTGCTAAGGCAAAACAATTGGCATCGTTGGCGACAATGACTTTACTCGAAAGCCTCGCCCCTAAATCGTGAGGAAGATTTTTCCCATTCAGCGCTGTGGTATTGCAATTCTTCATTGCGTTGATGAAAGGATCAAAAGTGCCGGGAGTTCCTATCCCAATTGATTCGGGAATTTTCAGCCCCGTAGATTTCTGCATCTCGCGAACCATTGCTTCAATTCTCCCCACAATATGCTCGTAGCCTTTATCGGCCTCTGTTGGAATTCGCGAACGAAACAATGGCTTTTGAATATTGCCCTCTTCAAGAACCACCCCTTCGATTTTTGTGCCGCCTAAATCAATTCCCCAATGTGTTTTCATTTTACAGCTTAATAGAAAGTTACATAGCCTGAGCGTGGAATTTCAATTTCATGTACGCCCACTTTAAAATTTATTTTTCTTTTTGCAACCACCGCTCCGAAACAGTCCCGAATTTCAATTGACCGATTCCCGCAATTCTTTTGGCACTGAACCGTGAGTTTTGTTTGATGGGTGGCATTTATGACTTTCCAACGCTTTATTTCCTTTTGTTCGAACGGCGCTTTTAGTATGAGCGGCGCATAAACCGCTGTGAGAATTTCTCCCCCCTTTTCTGAAGAAACCACCGGATAATTTAATTCGGGGTGAAGTGGCGTAAGTTTTCCATCCAAAAGCAGAGCACGGTTTTCTTTCCAAAATGTCATCCAATGCTGAATCATCTTAAGATGATTTTGAGGAATTTTTTCAAAACGGTTTGAAAGTTGAGGTACGCTAAAAAGCACTGCCAAAATTTGCTGCGCAGCGATTTCAACGGGTTCATTGGTATTCCAAGTAATCATATCGCTATGAACCGTAGTAGAGCCGGAAAGCAAGCGAATATCGAGGGTGCGAAGTCTGTTTTCGAGCGCGTCATTCGCGCAATCACCGGCGCGGAAGAGATTGCCGTATTGGCGCATTGGCGGAGAAATGTAGGATTGGCGGAATTCGATGAGAATTTCGGGGTTGATGGCTTTAAGGCGAGCAATGATATCGGCCATTAACTTGGCTGTTGCAACTTCAACGGATATAACATCACGTCCGTTCATCGTTTCATTTTGCGTGGCTGATGGCGAGCGCAGCATATCAATAAAATCAAGCTTAACGCCATCAAGACCAAAGTCTCTCACGCCGGCTTCAATCCGCGAAGCAATATGGTTTCTCACTTCGGGGTAGCGGACATCAAGCACATGCGTTCGCAGTCCCCAATCAGTATAAAGCATTTTATCTTTGAAAGTTTTTGCCGCCTTACTTCTTACACCGGCAAATGGAACGGCATACCACAAAAGCGCTTTGAGCCCAAGGGTGTGAATGGAATCGACGGTTTTCTTAAAGTTTGGGAAAATTTTTGGATTGACTTCCCAATCGCCACAATCTTCATAGATACTTTTTGGATCGTCGGTTTGCCATCCGTCGTCGATTATCACTGCATCGCAGCCAAAGCTTTTCGCAATTTTGCACTGTACAAGAAGCGTATCCTCATTCAAAGCTTTATGAAAAGAGTACCACGAAGAATACATCGGTTGACGGCCAACATCGGGAGTCGGGAGTGGTTTATACATCGTGCTATACCACAATGAAAAATCTGTAAGCACTTGCGAGTAGGGAAGAATCCTTGTATCGACTCTTAGCGTGACGCTGTATGTAGAGCACGGTTCTGTTTTTAGCCAAAAGAGTTCGGCCTTGCACTCCAGCGACGAGGTTTCTTCGTCCACACCCATTCTTACGGTTATGGGCGTTTCGGCATCGCTACACGCAAAGGCCACGCGCGATTTCCCTTCGGCATTGAGCGCAATCATCAGCGGCGCGTTGTGTGTGACATTCGAAAAAAATCCTTCCTGCCAAGTAATTCGCAAATGCCGTGTAAAGAGCATTGAAGGATGCCAATTGCTTTGGATATCAACGATGGGAAATTTAAAGGCGAGTGTCAG is from Chloroherpetonaceae bacterium and encodes:
- a CDS encoding GH92 family glycosyl hydrolase, encoding MRQKIQGVCLFALLLTVSLLLKAGFNFLFAQSKISKVNPFIGTDGGGNVHPGATVPWGMIALTPRTEERGWGNMGYRKENKFILGFVHNQVSGVGSGEYGNFLLMPARGATELVRDKEYSSRESEVASPGYYKVFLTKPKVTVELTANESIGYHRYTFDDSSSDTLKIIFNASEASHPQTVSSAESEYDPKRNELRCTAVYTGGFGELPSDFRAYFVASFSEKPVAVHYWKNGGIITSNNEPNRSESNEESGIVVSFLPKKNRKSIEVIASVSYLNFESAKKKIDDTKRKKQSFDQTRKSAELTWESYLNRISIEGATKETETIFYTALYHSLLMPTRLNEWEKDKAGTFKKTHAYTNYFAIWDIYRTLSPFLSLILPSIQRDMLNALIDIGNQYGWLPDGFTGNAFTPMQGGTNADVLFADAAVKDLPGVRYEEAFQLVLKNGFIPGDEPNLKSTRAFRGKPRQYLESGWLGADEMWQSVSKSLEFAYNDFALWSFGKKIKKESEVAFAFERSQKIFALFDSTTGFFRPKNRNGEWVENFKPEFVFPEGLFWSAEVHYYEGSAWQYLGYVPHDPYGLISRLGGDRAFVEKWDFFFNHRSNRDYTKGYFSVSNEPDMLAPFLYIYAKRADRTQFWTNLILQENFDTTAAGLPGNDDSGTTSAWFLFSSLGLFPVAGQPIYLLTSPQFQNASLTLENGKKLTIRCTNKTKENIYIKSLKLNGKSINRAWLMHDEIKNGATLEFTLSSIPTDFGNSELPPNPIH
- a CDS encoding GH92 family glycosyl hydrolase — translated: MMRRFLSFASFLILCFVFQFHLRAQDKGNAEFVNPRVGNSGHGHTFPGATTPFGMVQLSPDQFIEGWDWCSGYHYSDSIIIGFSHTHFSGTGIGEMGDISLMPFTDSLKLSYAKRANWHDGYGSRFTHEDEIVEAGYYKVFLKDHQVQVELTASPRSGFHRYTFPKNKKPFIALNLLHGIGWDFATNASIKKINDSTLIGFRYSSGWAKDQRVFFAATFSKKPITIVFTTDSLISPNLTQYENPKARAILSYPEGTGEILVKVGISAVSEEGALQNLKEEIPHWKFDKTKEEAVSLWRNALSNITIEANDQTKNVFYTALYHAMIAPSLYQDTDGRYRGSERNEKKIHLAKGFTNYTVFSLWDTYRAWHPLATLLFPQKVNDYLESFYAQYQEYGELPVWSLMSNESYVMIGYHAIPVVAEAYKKGFIQKKDALRFYKAMRHSATRDESGINAYRKWGFMPIGVQNETVSKTLEYAYDDWCIYDMAQSLGIKDDITEFRNRALSYTRLFDPATGFMRAKDSLGNWRTPFDPFNADHRAGDFTEGNAWQYSWSVQHDPAGLIRLMGGNEKFIAKLDSLFTLERKMGSEAPPDVSGLIGQYAHGNEPSHHVAYLYSYAGAPEKTAERVRQIMQELYHDGVDGLCGNDDVGQLSAWYIWSALGLYPVNPASGHYVFGSPVIKRATISLQNGKKLLIDVKNNSSENRFIQSITRDGKPLNRVWISHQELIATSTLTITMGEKPHPTWGRAKESAPPSMSFRPLK
- a CDS encoding T9SS type A sorting domain-containing protein; translation: MSKRALLLLMLVFIASGSAYAQIPTGGLRFWLRASDITGANGDSIGTWPDNSGNGRAASSTGSFRPTLVTNAINGLPTVRFNGDGGTTKNQPLMVVQDSTVGTVNVFIVLAHQRDPLVADPGQAVDVVMAGKTDFPSRGFGFSTYNTFANRGNREIRREGGINEGTDGNVTIRKNGFAISATLNLGEYAIIQYDANGFSNTGGSGFPFVLGALRDSLRAGKNDIAEVIVYNRSLTTEEREQVENYLSGRYDIPISLPAVATNQIPTTGLQVWLRPEELGNSGFNRGDAVTTWIDVSGKGRTAKSTGSASPTLFNGAVNGYPSVRFDGVNDTMGFALPTSGAITAFAVAASRAANLANPNVLMASTADVQGTTNGFGMWLSGGGNRQLLAAGTGGTAATLRKNGTGTLSLNQNEFAIATYTGTVTNSAGSGVRTRLASALNGTGAGEVEIAEVLVYNRILTQQEIETVERYLSLKFNIGVPANVAQTALVLDDFSVSDTTLNGWTVGIPAGDQPFRDRYTLAWQTDLGQPALKVGVSGSIGVNGLPQGRRRLPGDLADTLGGGGDSFWKTIKANANDTTSVNLSRAKVIHVWARTETENLNAFGRDIAPTLRVVLRDTSLRATNGGRRFSNEIAREATLIADGKYREYIFDFNNNFVGLNYDDVFGFGATAVYSVDSTQIDQVIMTVNPGLIYGMTFRHNFDDTDREARVVGNRGPDNVGGDYVPVYTTSAPRFRGDIFIRKIEANDSPLPTSPKSTATSPTVAAGEAGEGAYVLGNTGAFIEIQRNGTSSGTITTTRGVNATVDTVDVIDTVGFGNVYRINDGDAAPHIVIPGRIWTINQTGLGAETRFDISLDVSGLTNIPRPQNLYIARRANSSVSRWTPVSTYRSGNFLKAFNLSAAELGQFGIATKTNRNPTAALLNTPRKEAGRPTGYELAQNYPNPFNPATTIRYSVPSVENVSLKIYDVLGREVATLVNTRQTAGNYSVTFNAANLSSGVYFYRLQTGSFSTTRKMMLIK
- a CDS encoding ROK family protein, coding for MKTHWGIDLGGTKIEGVVLEEGNIQKPLFRSRIPTEADKGYEHIVGRIEAMVREMQKSTGLKIPESIGIGTPGTFDPFINAMKNCNTTALNGKNLPHDLGARLSSKVIVANDANCFALAEALYGAGRGAEVVFGVIMGTGVGGGIVVNGKVLNGAQGIAGEWGHNVLDANGEMCYSGIKGCVESFISGPALEKYFFTQSGERRSLKEIVDSRKHNPLAEETLQRLHHYFGRALASIINLLDPNVIVLGGGVGNIDSLYIEGIEEVKKYVFNHRFDTVIKKPELGDSAGVFGAAFLS
- a CDS encoding glycoside hydrolase family 36 protein produces the protein MKKNIQKFTRSLILLAVVGFCVCFAPVNEVIGQETAIPKVKLLGELGTFKSRIESREIERGIVDFNLTLTSARMDTLPAGLTLAFKFPIVDIQSNWHPSMLFTRHLRITWQEGFFSNVTHNAPLMIALNAEGKSRVAFACSDAETPITVRMGVDEETSSLECKAELFWLKTEPCSTYSVTLRVDTRILPYSQVLTDFSLWYSTMYKPLPTPDVGRQPMYSSWYSFHKALNEDTLLVQCKIAKSFGCDAVIIDDGWQTDDPKSIYEDCGDWEVNPKIFPNFKKTVDSIHTLGLKALLWYAVPFAGVRSKAAKTFKDKMLYTDWGLRTHVLDVRYPEVRNHIASRIEAGVRDFGLDGVKLDFIDMLRSPSATQNETMNGRDVISVEVATAKLMADIIARLKAINPEILIEFRQSYISPPMRQYGNLFRAGDCANDALENRLRTLDIRLLSGSTTVHSDMITWNTNEPVEIAAQQILAVLFSVPQLSNRFEKIPQNHLKMIQHWMTFWKENRALLLDGKLTPLHPELNYPVVSSEKGGEILTAVYAPLILKAPFEQKEIKRWKVINATHQTKLTVQCQKNCGNRSIEIRDCFGAVVAKRKINFKVGVHEIEIPRSGYVTFY